The Vidua chalybeata isolate OUT-0048 chromosome 6, bVidCha1 merged haplotype, whole genome shotgun sequence genome has a segment encoding these proteins:
- the RASSF10 gene encoding ras association domain-containing protein 10: MEPEERKISVWICQEEKLISGLSRRTTCSDVVRVLLEDSHHRRQRLAPPEPAGGMLSGPPHSYCIVEKWRGFERILPNKTKILRLWVAWGDEQENVRFVLVRSEASLPNAGPRSAEARVVLSKERPGRGLGAARASLALTQERQRRVVRKAFRKLAKINKKRQQPLAREASSAERMETLVHLVLSQDHTIRQQIQRLRELDREIDRYEAKIHLDRMKRHGVNYVQDTYLVGTGGGEPEPGREPGQPAPEEDYARKCEEVLQLQEQRAQQEELLEHLAAEIQEELNERWMKRRREELELAAGPGLADTDCDTTELSGGEGELHLEHERVKTQLSTSLYIGLKLSTDLEAVKTDLDCTQRAWEDKERELQRLLETLGTLDVAEAPAEPLGAAGGGRPAAAGGGWVEQARALRKDRADNDEDSDTGLSSMHSQDSDSLPVCESLV; encoded by the coding sequence ATGGAGCCCGAGGAGCGGAAGATCTCGGTGTGGATCTGCCAGGAGGAGAAGCTGATCTCCGGGCTCTCCCGGCGGACCACCTGCTCGGACGTGGTGcgggtgctgctggaggacagcCACCACCGGCGGCAGCGCCTGGCGCCGCCCGAACCCGCCGGAGGGATGCTGTCGGGGCCGCCGCACTCCTACTGCATCGTGGAGAAGTGGCGCGGCTTCGAGAGGATCCTGCCCAACAAGACGAAGATCCTGCGGCTCTGGGTGGCGTGGGGGGACGAGCAGGAGAACGTGCGCTTCGTGCTGGTGCGCAGCGAGGCTTCGCTGCCCAACGCTGGGCCGCGCAGCGCCGAGGCGCGGGTGGTGCTGAGCAAGGAGCGCCCCGGCCGCGGCCTGGGGGCGGCCCGCGCCAGCCTGGCGCTCACGCAGGAGCGGCAGCGGCGGGTGGTGCGGAAAGCCTTCCGCAAACTGGCCAAGATCAACAAGAAGCGGCAGCAGCCGCTGGCCCGGGAGGCCTCGTCGGCGGAGAGGATGGAGACGCTGGTGCACCTGGTGCTCTCGCAGGACCACACCATCCGACAGCAGATCCAGCGGCTCCGCGAGCTGGACCGCGAGATCGACAGGTACGAGGCTAAGATCCACCTGGACCGCATGAAGCGGCACGGCGTCAACTACGTGCAGGACACCTACCTGGTGGGCACGGGCGGCGGCGAGCccgagccgggccgggagcCGGGCCAGCCCGCCCCCGAGGAGGACTACGCCAGGAAGTGCgaggaggtgctgcagctgcaggagcagcgggcgcagcaggaggagctgctggagcacctGGCCGCCGAGATCCAGGAGGAGCTCAACGAGCGCTGGATGaagcggcggcgggaggagctggagctggcagcgGGGCCCGGGCTGGCCGACACGGACTGCGACACCACGGAGCTGAGCGGCGGCGAGGGCGAGCTGCACCTGGAGCACGAGCGGGTCAAGACCCAGCTGAGCACCAGCCTCTACATCGGCCTCAAGCTGAGCACGGACCTGGAGGCCGTCAAGACCGACCTGGACTGCACGCAGCGGGCGTGGGAGGACAAGGAGCGGGAGCTGCAGCGCCTGCTGGAGACGCTGGGCACCCTGGACGTGGCGGAGGCGCCGGCGGAGCCGCtcggggcggcgggcggggggcggccggcggcggcggggggcggctgGGTGGAGCAGGCGCGGGCGCTGCGCAAGGACCGCGCCGACAATGACGAGGACTCGGACACGGGGCTGAGCTCCATGCACAGCCAGGACTCGGACTCGCTGCCCGTCTGCGAGTCCCTCGTGtag